Proteins found in one Bacteroidales bacterium WCE2008 genomic segment:
- a CDS encoding Starch-binding associating with outer membrane: protein MKRKIFNILGTALVALSLGSCSLDINKDPYDVTELDIEQLLTAAEYETAYTYGPGDYLNSNFSSYVHHTVSRETDNYSLDAGYSTLTNTWSQLYRYGIKNTDKLIEVGEAEGESYYAGIGRVLRAYLYLGATDLWGDIPYSQANNPEFITPELDKSADIYNDLLKSLDTAIANFKDKEAANAHKPGANDLFYNGDVEKWIKAANTLKLRILVQSRLAKDEIEGWQSALTALVAEGNFIGNGEDLQFPHSSATTPSDERNKGYVEEYQGGQKGNWISPWLYETMSGLTCNFKDNPLRSIKDPRRSYYWYNQSTATSDASNITDYRDGAFVSIMMGSNSGYTSGSQESSMTALGIYPIGGKFDAGNGGKITSKDGSGCAPDKMVQAYSVPFMLAELVLAGEINGDAKKYLEDGIKASIAHVNAVTKLCDASAPLISSADAQKLVDEVNEKFDAASAEGKLEIVMTEKWIANFYNPIEAYNDIRRTGYPKLFKGDENNMGWTPYAQTVEATPSLSSFELVTILDYPRILWYPQNEVDTNPNVSNSSRNVAVKTVFWDK, encoded by the coding sequence TGCTGCCGAATACGAGACTGCATATACATACGGTCCTGGAGATTATCTGAACTCGAACTTCTCTTCTTATGTCCACCATACTGTCAGCCGAGAGACAGACAACTATTCGCTTGACGCAGGATATTCTACACTGACCAATACTTGGAGCCAGTTGTATCGTTACGGAATCAAGAATACCGATAAGCTTATCGAAGTCGGCGAAGCCGAAGGCGAATCTTATTATGCCGGTATAGGCAGAGTCCTTCGGGCATATCTTTATCTTGGCGCTACTGACCTGTGGGGAGACATTCCTTACAGCCAGGCCAACAATCCTGAATTCATCACTCCGGAACTCGACAAGAGCGCCGATATCTACAACGACCTTCTCAAGAGCCTTGATACGGCTATCGCCAATTTCAAGGATAAGGAGGCTGCAAATGCCCATAAGCCTGGCGCTAACGATCTCTTCTACAACGGAGATGTCGAGAAGTGGATCAAAGCTGCAAATACGCTCAAACTCCGTATCCTGGTTCAGTCCCGTCTGGCCAAGGATGAGATTGAGGGATGGCAGTCAGCTCTTACTGCTCTTGTTGCAGAAGGCAACTTCATCGGTAACGGCGAAGACCTTCAGTTCCCTCATTCTTCAGCTACAACTCCTTCCGATGAAAGGAATAAGGGTTATGTAGAAGAGTATCAGGGTGGTCAGAAAGGAAACTGGATCAGCCCATGGCTTTACGAAACAATGAGTGGTCTTACCTGCAACTTCAAAGACAATCCTCTCAGAAGTATCAAGGACCCTCGCCGCAGCTATTACTGGTACAATCAGAGCACTGCTACATCTGATGCCAGCAATATCACTGACTACCGTGATGGTGCTTTCGTCTCTATCATGATGGGCTCCAACTCCGGATATACAAGTGGTAGCCAGGAGTCAAGCATGACAGCTCTCGGCATTTATCCGATCGGTGGTAAATTTGATGCAGGAAATGGCGGCAAGATCACTTCTAAGGACGGTAGCGGCTGCGCTCCGGACAAGATGGTTCAGGCTTATTCTGTTCCTTTCATGCTTGCAGAACTTGTTCTCGCAGGAGAAATCAATGGAGATGCCAAAAAATACCTCGAAGATGGTATCAAGGCTTCGATTGCCCATGTCAACGCAGTTACTAAGCTTTGCGACGCTTCTGCCCCGCTTATCTCTTCGGCTGATGCGCAGAAGCTTGTGGACGAAGTCAATGAAAAATTTGACGCTGCTTCCGCTGAAGGAAAGCTTGAGATCGTCATGACAGAGAAATGGATTGCCAACTTCTATAACCCTATCGAGGCTTACAACGATATCCGTCGTACCGGTTATCCTAAGCTTTTCAAGGGTGACGAGAATAATATGGGATGGACACCTTACGCCCAGACTGTTGAGGCAACCCCGAGTCTTTCCTCTTTTGAACTTGTCACTATCCTGGATTATCCTAGAATACTCTGGTATCCTCAGAATGAGGTAGACACAAACCCTAACGTTTCCAACTCTTCAAGGAACGTTGCCGTCAAGACTGTGTTCTGGGACAAGTAG